A genome region from Sphingobacteriaceae bacterium GW460-11-11-14-LB5 includes the following:
- a CDS encoding TIGR02757 family protein, with amino-acid sequence MQFLELKNFLDSKVEQYNQPDFIANDPVCIPHLFEKKQDIEIAGFFAAVLAWGQRKTIINKCKELLRRMDNAPYDFVVHHTDSDLKRLLNFKHRTFNDTDLLYFISFFKQHYQNYNSLEQAFVPGQDVFRAEYLAVSSVKPEITYASEVCYAAELNFSIEQALNHFRQYFFSLEDFPHRTKKHISSPKQKSTCKRLNMFLRWMVRVDQKGVDFGIWNTLQPKDLICPCDVHVDRVGRLLGLINRKQTDWLTAIELTENLKQFDPSDPVKYDFALFGLGVEKLL; translated from the coding sequence ATGCAATTTCTGGAGTTAAAGAATTTTCTGGATAGTAAAGTTGAACAATACAATCAGCCAGATTTTATAGCAAACGATCCGGTTTGTATTCCCCATCTTTTCGAAAAAAAACAGGATATAGAAATTGCAGGCTTTTTTGCTGCAGTTTTAGCCTGGGGGCAGCGGAAAACCATTATTAATAAATGTAAGGAACTGCTTAGGCGGATGGATAATGCGCCTTACGATTTTGTTGTTCATCATACCGATAGCGATTTAAAACGTCTGCTGAACTTTAAACACCGCACATTTAACGATACCGATTTACTTTATTTCATCTCATTTTTTAAGCAGCACTATCAAAACTACAATAGTTTAGAGCAGGCGTTTGTACCTGGGCAAGATGTTTTTCGTGCGGAGTATTTAGCCGTTTCATCTGTAAAACCAGAAATAACTTATGCCTCTGAAGTGTGTTATGCTGCTGAACTTAATTTTTCAATAGAGCAGGCGCTGAACCATTTCAGGCAGTATTTTTTCTCCCTGGAAGATTTTCCTCACCGCACGAAGAAACATATTTCCTCGCCAAAGCAAAAATCTACCTGTAAACGTTTAAACATGTTTTTGCGGTGGATGGTTAGGGTAGATCAAAAAGGTGTCGATTTTGGTATCTGGAATACACTTCAGCCTAAAGATCTGATTTGTCCCTGCGATGTGCACGTAGACCGGGTAGGGCGTTTGCTTGGGCTGATTAACAGAAAGCAGACAGATTGGTTAACCGCAATTGAATTAACCGAGAATTTGAAACAGTTTGATCCGTCCGATCCGGTAAAGTATGATTTTGCATTATTTGGCCTGGGTGTAGAAAAGCTGTTATAA
- a CDS encoding Crp/Fnr family transcriptional regulator: MIAVNLSDEDRWKKYNNFSPLVSIFKKFHPLNDEIEKRINQHTFPISYKKNKYLVSPVDRNKFLFLIVKGVVRGFIKDGDNEITTWIAKENEVVGTIRNLWIDGDSEEYLQALEDVDLVAIPHVLSEYLYENFPEANIVGRKMMELYYRSAEERAYLCRISSAEKRYKRFLLSFPDLINRVSLKHIASFLAIRLETLSRIRAKI; encoded by the coding sequence ATGATTGCAGTTAATTTATCTGATGAAGATAGGTGGAAGAAATACAATAATTTTTCGCCACTAGTCTCAATTTTCAAGAAATTTCACCCGCTTAATGATGAAATAGAAAAGCGGATTAACCAGCACACTTTTCCAATCAGCTACAAAAAGAATAAATACCTCGTCTCACCAGTTGATCGCAACAAGTTCCTTTTTTTAATTGTTAAAGGTGTGGTGAGGGGTTTTATAAAAGATGGAGATAATGAGATTACCACATGGATTGCCAAAGAGAATGAAGTGGTAGGTACCATACGTAATTTGTGGATAGATGGCGATTCGGAAGAGTATTTACAGGCATTAGAAGATGTAGATTTAGTTGCCATCCCGCATGTATTATCCGAATATCTTTACGAAAATTTTCCGGAAGCGAATATCGTGGGCAGAAAGATGATGGAGTTGTATTACCGCTCGGCAGAAGAGCGTGCTTACCTGTGCCGGATTTCGTCAGCCGAGAAAAGATATAAACGGTTTTTACTCTCTTTCCCTGATTTAATTAACCGCGTTTCTTTAAAACATATTGCTTCTTTTTTAGCCATCAGGCTCGAAACATTGAGTAGGATCAGGGCGAAGATTTAA